From Pseudorasbora parva isolate DD20220531a chromosome 25, ASM2467924v1, whole genome shotgun sequence, one genomic window encodes:
- the si:dkeyp-73b11.8 gene encoding BPTI/Kunitz domain-containing protein, with protein MALRFTMRKISIILLIFALNLNFQAQAQTSDHCSLKPDEGTGTAEVVVYMYYDEEKDSCFPFRYSGEGGNANRFIIEKQCMRNCSHRAEELFPKDERLACKLPKEPGQCFGHYLRYYYSPEHHTCKSFYWTGCVGNGNRFFSLDRCNETCFNAADLGHEDYTGESDVPVGIILGVVFGLIGAIILIVVIVFAFKKKPSLKKRQKKDGKTAELPLKEQAIEMGGGEEAQPATLEISTVQN; from the exons ATGGCTCTGCGGTTCACTATGAGGAAAATTAgcattattttgttaatttttgctCTGAACCTCAACTTTCAGGCCCAAGCTCAGACATCAG ACCACTGCAGTCTGAAACCAGATGAAGGAACTGGGACAGCTGAGGTTGTGGTTTATATGTACTACGATGAAGAAAAAGACAGTTGTTTCCCATTCCGGTACAGCGGCGAAGGTGGAAATGCAAACCGTTTCATAATCGAGAAGCAGTGCATGAGAAACTGTTCACACAGAGCCGAAGAACTGTTCCCTAAAGACG AAAGACTAGCTTGCAAGCTTCCAAAAGAACCAGGACAATGTTTCGGTCACTATCTGCGTTATTACTACAGTCCTGAACATCACACATGCAAGTCTTTCTACTGGACCGGATGCGTGGGAAACGGAAACCGATTCTTCTCACTTGACCGGTGCAATGAAACATGCTTCAATGCAGCAG ATCTGGGCCACGAGGACTACACGGGTGAATCAGATGTGCCAGTCG GAATTATCTTGGGCGTTGTATTTGGTCTTATTGGTGCCATTATTCTCATTGTGGTGATTGTCTTTGCATTCAAGAAGAA GCCTAGCTTGAAGAAACGTCAGAAAAAAGATGGGAAGACAGCAGAACTGCCGCTGAAAGAGCAGGCCATTGAGATGGGAGGAGGGGAAGAAGCACAGCCAGCGACTCTTGAAATCTCTACTGTCCAGAATTGA